A part of Vigna radiata var. radiata cultivar VC1973A chromosome 11, Vradiata_ver6, whole genome shotgun sequence genomic DNA contains:
- the LOC106777295 gene encoding peroxidase 20 — translation MESMPLTLFLMGILLNATTLSGVKLLVHDYYEEKCPLAEDIVRHNVEVALLNNPRLAASLLRLHFHDCFVMGCDASVLLDSVEGMPSEKLAGPNVNSLHGFELIDKIKYLLEEECPITVSCADILAMAARDAVQLRGGPRWEVLLGRKDSLESSFSGANLFIPAPNSSLEVLIDNFKQQGLDIEDLVTLSGSHTIGRARCLNFRQRIYEAEDEYHHGNDRYKRYTTFRRILRSICPVEGRDNKFAPLDLQTPKRFDNQYFINILGGNGLLGSDNVLTSQDLDGKITERVWAYASNEKLFFASFAKSMIKMGNINVLTGDEGEIRRNCRFVNA, via the exons ATGGAGAGTATGCCGCTCACACTCTTCTTGATGGGTATTTTGTTAAATGCTACAACTCTAAGTGGAGTGAAACTTCTTGTTCATGACTACTACGAGGAGAAGTGTCCCTTAGCCGAAGACATCGTCAGACATAACGTGGAGGTGGCACTTTTGAACAATCCTCGTTTGGCAGCCTCTCTACTTCGCTTACACTTCCACGATTGTTTTGTCATG GGTTGTGATGCATCGGTGCTTCTGGACAGCGTGGAGGGCATGCCAAGTGAAAAACTGGCCGGGCCAAATGTGAACTCTTTACATGGGTTTGAGTTGATAGACAAGATAAAGTATTTGCTGGAAGAGGAATGTCCTATTACCGTTTCATGTGCAGACATCCTTGCCATGGCTGCACGTGATGCAGTTCAATTG AGAGGAGGGCCAAGATGGGAGGTTTTGCTAGGGAGGAAGGATTCTCTGGAGTCAAGTTTCAGTGGAGCTAACCTTTTCATTCCTGCTCCAAATTCCTCTCTAGAGGTTCTCATAGATAACTTCAAGCAACAAGGCCTTGACATAGAAGACTTGGTAACTCTATCag gtaGCCATACTATAGGAAGAGCAAGATGTCTAAACTTCAGGCAGAGGATATATGAAGCAGAAGATGAATATCACCATGGCAATGATCGCTACAAGCGATACACAACCTTCAGGAGAATTCTTAGGTCCATTTGCCCTGTTGAGGGAAGGGACAACAAATTTGCACCCCTTGATTTGCAGACCCCAAAAAGGTTTGACAATCAGTATTTTATAAACATTCTTGGAGGTAATGGCTTGTTAGGTTCTGATAATGTTCTTACCAGCCAGGATTTGGATGGAAAGATTACAGAGCGTGTTTGGGCTTATGCCTCCAACGAGAAACTTTTCTTTGCTTCATTTGCTAAATCTATGATTAAGATGGGAAATATCAATGTTCTTACAGGTGATGAAGGAGAAATTAGGAGGAATTGTAGATTTGTCAATGCCTAG
- the LOC106777001 gene encoding uncharacterized protein LOC106777001, whose protein sequence is MKLSLKFQGDENHHHHSAQIMTAKVPMTILNKPFLSAVTATTATNSVSEFSFSLSSNFTSGPSLKVSYTPTASQPFSLSLKSGLGLLGSPAHSPLVFSANFSLSPTPTPFFSLQFKPQFGHFSLHKTVFSDTPPPPSPLPPTPQIVSNESSSGWQNLKLEPCDNRDQSHPSILENSKNDAKHSLSPVIRVMARTVVPVTKGFFLNFRWGVNFPRNFSSKMPSLTVNKIGLERVEDGKESNNNDSQKKRVSSEIDLQLLKEMCFWMGRDLENVERENREMKSVLDEMKMGISTARKEVVLQPNRVSETSSGELQRRRSYKNGRQEDEKKVQPNKSQSAATDMESELQKAIKAATS, encoded by the coding sequence ATGAAGCTATCCTTGAAGTTCCAGGGTGATGAAAACCACCACCATCACAGCGCACAAATCATGACGGCGAAGGTACCCATGACTATACTGAACAAGCCGTTTCTTTCAGCCGTCAccgccaccaccgccaccaACTCCGTTTCCGAGTTTTCCTTCTCACTCTCTTCAAACTTCACATCAGGCCCATCCCTCAAAGTCTCTTACACGCCCACCGCCTCTCAAcccttctccctctctctcaaGTCGGGCCTGGGCCTGTTGGGCTCACCGGCCCACTCCCCTCTCGTCTTCTCCGCTAACTTCTCCCTATCCCCAACCCCGACCCCTTTTTTCTCTCTGCAATTCAAACCCCAATTCGGCCACTTCTCTCTCCACAAAACCGTTTTCTCCGATACCCCTCCACCCCCTTCTCCTCTCCCTCCCACACCTCAAATTGTGTCCAACGAATCTTCCTCGGGTTGGCAGAATCTGAAATTGGAACCGTGCGATAACAGAGACCAATCACACCCTAGCATTTTGGAAAACTCTAAGAACGATGCAAAGCACAGTCTCTCTCCTGTCATTAGGGTTATGGCTCGGACGGTGGTGCCTGTTACGAAAGGTTTCTTCTTGAACTTCCGCTGGGGGGTGAATTTTCCCCGGAATTTCAGTTCGAAAATGCCGAGCTTAACCGTGAATAAGATTGGGTTAGAGAGGGTTGAGGATGGGAAAGAGAGTAATAATAATGATAGTCAGAAAAAAAGGGTCAGTTCTGAAATTGATTTGCAGCTGTTGAAGGAAATGTGTTTTTGGATGGGGAGAGATTTGGAGAACGTGGAGAGGGAGAATAGGGAAATGAAAAGTGTATTGGATGAGATGAAAATGGGAATTTCCACCGCCAGAAAAGAAGTGGTGTTGCAACCAAACAGAGTGAGTGAAACCTCTTCTGGGGAGTTGCAGCGTCGAAGAAGTTACAAGAACGGAAGACAAGAGGACGAGAAAAAAGTGCAGCCAAACAAATCACAGAGTGCGGCCACTGACATGGAATCTGAGTTGCAGAAAGCCATCAAGGCTGCTACCTCTTAG